From Mycolicibacterium cosmeticum, a single genomic window includes:
- a CDS encoding S8 family peptidase: protein MSRGDRSFQVRSGSDRLVQLSPDVIPPITGFGKLIAPGTLLVPKELVDAAGQDLIGDVFDNVTIEFALDPGAMGASAVDNDDNWGIGPDGLDAGRFWDKGFRGQGVRIGIADSGLDSTHPAFVDLVAEQRLSAFAQFDKSAVKQVQKNPDGSALPDSQAVPTFSHWHGTHCAGILVGQPTDGKARGMAPAAELAVTRVLEQSNEGSVAGIGAGLWWLTEQHCQVVSISLGWPGLHEEWAAPVEALLKDGVVVVAAVGNEFDVAGVAKSRSPANYLTVPADDAAGILVCVGAHDRAGAVWDSSGGEVVNWSAVTVAQTDGSTRASRFASVPARTVPVMVAPGVDIISSIPGDKYLSSPGSSMATPHVAGLIALVLSGLRAHDPATRPRAAAELVLASLVDEGDPGVDIRFGGGRVDLDRLLASIG, encoded by the coding sequence ATGTCGCGGGGGGATCGTTCGTTTCAGGTGCGGTCGGGCAGCGACCGGCTGGTGCAACTGTCACCGGATGTGATCCCGCCGATCACCGGATTCGGCAAGCTGATTGCGCCGGGCACGCTGCTCGTCCCCAAGGAGCTCGTGGACGCGGCCGGCCAGGACCTGATCGGTGACGTCTTCGACAACGTGACCATCGAATTCGCACTCGATCCCGGGGCGATGGGTGCCAGCGCGGTCGACAACGACGACAACTGGGGGATCGGTCCGGACGGGTTGGATGCCGGCCGGTTCTGGGACAAGGGTTTCCGCGGACAAGGGGTGCGTATCGGCATCGCCGACAGCGGCCTGGACAGTACCCATCCGGCGTTTGTGGACTTGGTGGCCGAACAGCGGCTGAGCGCTTTCGCGCAGTTCGACAAATCAGCGGTGAAGCAGGTGCAGAAGAATCCAGACGGGTCTGCGCTGCCGGACAGTCAAGCCGTGCCGACGTTCTCGCACTGGCACGGCACGCACTGCGCGGGCATCCTGGTCGGGCAGCCGACGGACGGGAAGGCGCGCGGGATGGCGCCGGCGGCGGAGTTGGCGGTGACGCGGGTACTCGAGCAGTCGAACGAAGGCTCGGTGGCGGGTATCGGCGCAGGGCTGTGGTGGCTGACAGAGCAACACTGTCAGGTGGTCTCGATCTCCCTGGGCTGGCCGGGATTGCACGAGGAATGGGCCGCGCCCGTCGAGGCGCTGTTGAAGGACGGTGTCGTCGTGGTGGCGGCGGTGGGCAATGAGTTCGATGTTGCTGGTGTCGCCAAATCTCGTTCGCCGGCCAACTACCTGACGGTGCCGGCTGATGACGCGGCCGGCATCCTGGTGTGCGTCGGCGCGCACGACCGGGCCGGTGCGGTGTGGGATTCAAGCGGCGGCGAAGTCGTGAACTGGAGCGCGGTGACCGTGGCGCAAACCGACGGCAGCACCCGTGCATCGCGCTTCGCCTCGGTGCCGGCCCGCACGGTCCCGGTGATGGTGGCGCCCGGCGTCGACATCATCTCGTCCATCCCGGGTGACAAGTACCTGTCCTCGCCTGGGAGTTCGATGGCCACCCCGCACGTCGCGGGACTGATCGCGCTTGTGCTGTCCGGGCTGCGGGCCCACGACCCGGCGACTCGGCCCCGCGCCGCCGCCGAACTGGTGCTCGCCAGCCTCGTCGACGAGGGGGACCCGGGGGTCGACATCCGGTTCGGTGGCGGCCGGGTGGACTTGGACCGGCTGCTCGCGTCGATTGGATAG
- a CDS encoding nuclear transport factor 2 family protein encodes MSNIITDLMEANLLAVFNERDPQRRATAIAQTYATDVQWIDDEGIATGHDELNAKAAELQEKLAGLHFVKAGPVRQTRGLGYLAWEVRTPDDAAVASGFDVAEIADGRIARLWTILTPE; translated from the coding sequence ATGAGCAACATCATCACCGACTTGATGGAAGCCAACCTGCTGGCCGTGTTCAACGAACGCGACCCGCAACGTCGCGCCACCGCCATCGCGCAGACCTACGCGACCGACGTTCAGTGGATCGACGACGAGGGCATCGCCACCGGTCACGACGAGCTCAACGCCAAGGCAGCTGAGCTGCAGGAGAAGCTGGCCGGACTGCATTTCGTGAAAGCCGGACCGGTGCGCCAGACCCGGGGCCTTGGCTACCTCGCGTGGGAGGTACGCACGCCCGACGACGCCGCGGTGGCCTCCGGCTTCGACGTCGCCGAGATCGCCGACGGCCGGATTGCGAGACTGTGGACCATCCTGACGCCGGAATAG
- a CDS encoding MarR family winged helix-turn-helix transcriptional regulator, producing MAARKVRDTSPKRGWLSPKQQRAWIAYMRVQLRMNYEINRQLQADSGLSLAEYDVLVALSGAKDDGMRVSDLAAQIGWERSRLSHQLRRMDERGLTERKASTDDGRTTNVVLTPSGRQAIIEAAPGHVDLVRSLFFDPLPENLLGPFTAALEHIHVNLNHNSSLPPAPGYD from the coding sequence ATGGCGGCAAGAAAAGTGCGGGACACATCACCGAAACGCGGGTGGCTGAGCCCCAAGCAGCAGCGGGCCTGGATCGCGTACATGCGCGTCCAGTTGCGGATGAACTACGAGATAAACCGTCAACTGCAAGCCGACTCGGGACTGTCGCTGGCGGAGTACGACGTCCTGGTGGCCCTCAGCGGCGCCAAGGACGACGGCATGCGCGTCAGCGACCTGGCCGCGCAGATCGGCTGGGAACGCAGCCGGCTCTCACATCAACTGCGCCGCATGGACGAACGCGGCCTCACCGAACGCAAGGCCAGCACCGATGACGGCCGGACCACCAACGTCGTGCTCACCCCGAGCGGTCGACAGGCGATCATCGAGGCCGCGCCCGGGCACGTCGACCTGGTGCGCAGCCTGTTCTTCGACCCACTACCCGAGAACCTACTCGGCCCGTTCACCGCAGCACTGGAACACATCCACGTGAACCTCAATCACAACAGCTCGCTGCCGCCAGCCCCCGGCTATGATTAG
- a CDS encoding SDR family NAD(P)-dependent oxidoreductase has protein sequence MGQLDGKTALVTGGTSGIGLATAQRLADEGAYVFITGRDQTRLTEAAQKIGAHGVRSDISKPEELDALAAEIAQHGKGLDIVFANAGGGDFATLADVTPRHYRDNFDRNVAGTVFTIQKTLPLLNEGASIILAGSTAASEGTPSFGLYAASKAAIRSLGRTWAAELADRKIRVNTIVPGPIETPGLAGLAPADQQQALLDGMAASVPLKRVGRPEEIAAAVLFLASDQSSFMTGAELAVDGGLIQV, from the coding sequence ATGGGACAACTCGACGGCAAGACAGCATTGGTCACCGGCGGTACGTCAGGCATCGGCCTGGCGACGGCCCAGCGGCTCGCCGACGAAGGCGCCTACGTCTTCATCACCGGCCGTGACCAGACCCGCCTGACAGAGGCGGCCCAGAAGATCGGCGCCCACGGCGTGCGCAGCGACATCAGCAAGCCAGAAGAACTCGACGCGCTGGCGGCCGAGATCGCCCAGCACGGCAAGGGACTGGACATCGTCTTCGCCAACGCCGGCGGCGGCGACTTCGCCACCCTGGCCGACGTGACGCCACGGCACTACCGGGACAACTTCGACCGCAACGTGGCCGGCACGGTGTTCACCATCCAGAAGACCCTGCCACTACTCAACGAAGGTGCGTCGATCATTCTGGCCGGATCCACCGCAGCCTCCGAGGGCACACCGTCCTTCGGGCTCTATGCCGCTTCCAAGGCGGCCATCCGGTCGCTGGGCCGCACCTGGGCCGCCGAACTCGCCGACCGCAAGATCCGGGTCAACACCATCGTCCCCGGCCCCATCGAGACGCCCGGCCTCGCCGGCCTGGCCCCCGCCGATCAGCAGCAGGCCCTGCTCGACGGCATGGCGGCCAGCGTGCCGCTCAAGCGCGTCGGCCGCCCCGAGGAGATCGCGGCGGCGGTGCTGTTCCTGGCGTCGGACCAGAGCAGCTTCATGACGGGTGCCGAGCTGGCCGTCGATGGTGGGCTGATCCAGGTCTGA
- a CDS encoding radical SAM/SPASM domain-containing protein, whose translation MSELQRSRYNSFVRRDDGWVGYNARTGSFARFSAAVGDALQETGPVVATPDTPGLLDMGFLHRGDELQQVISVYQNGRATGDTMSLTIAPTLACNKACTYCYQNEYRTDRVMSAATQDATVGYVRARVAEGWKAVDCTWYGGEPLLAVDIVVDLSVRLRTAIEEAGGTLEPMGIITNGTLLDRATAERLREVGIRSAQISFDALVDDGPESRGVLDPDGAPSTILRNVLDARQYLHITLRINVNRTNADDITRILDVLREHDLHRIAHLARTDDLDGEAGCVTGTDGERFKPAIKSLPLTVVGSAAPPRVKESPEVMTRSEYARFEQSMFAKLPDSAQMMVRRLTPKKHFCGATSGALFVIDPAGNISRCWDSVGVAAEAMGNVRQVDSDMTGTAIAQKWQLMSPFIYPSCTSCPVLPLCMGGCSHPRVFMGTKKSPCEAIKFQIQSAVETIGQVIPLPELQPLALAE comes from the coding sequence ATGAGTGAGTTGCAACGGTCGCGGTATAACTCGTTCGTACGCCGCGACGACGGCTGGGTCGGCTACAACGCGCGCACCGGCAGCTTCGCCCGGTTCTCCGCCGCGGTCGGTGACGCTCTCCAGGAGACCGGGCCGGTCGTCGCGACGCCGGACACCCCGGGACTGCTAGACATGGGTTTTCTGCATCGCGGTGACGAGCTGCAGCAGGTGATCTCGGTTTACCAGAACGGCCGCGCGACCGGTGACACCATGAGCCTCACCATCGCCCCGACACTGGCCTGCAACAAGGCCTGCACCTACTGCTATCAAAACGAGTACCGGACCGACCGGGTGATGTCCGCAGCGACCCAGGACGCCACGGTCGGGTACGTCCGGGCCCGGGTGGCCGAGGGCTGGAAGGCCGTCGACTGCACCTGGTACGGCGGGGAACCGCTGCTGGCCGTCGACATCGTGGTGGATCTCTCGGTGCGGCTGCGAACTGCCATCGAGGAGGCCGGCGGGACGCTCGAGCCGATGGGCATCATCACCAACGGCACCCTGTTGGATCGGGCCACGGCCGAGCGGCTTCGTGAGGTCGGCATCCGGTCGGCGCAGATCTCCTTCGACGCGCTCGTCGACGACGGGCCGGAAAGCCGCGGGGTGCTGGATCCCGACGGCGCGCCGTCGACCATCCTGCGCAACGTGCTCGATGCGCGACAATATCTGCACATCACGTTGCGTATCAACGTCAATCGCACCAACGCCGACGACATCACGCGCATCCTGGACGTGCTGCGCGAACACGATCTGCACCGGATTGCGCATCTGGCCCGCACCGACGACCTGGACGGGGAAGCCGGCTGCGTCACCGGCACCGACGGGGAGCGCTTCAAACCGGCGATCAAGTCCCTGCCGCTGACGGTGGTCGGTTCCGCCGCGCCGCCGCGGGTCAAGGAGAGCCCGGAGGTGATGACGCGCTCCGAATACGCCCGCTTCGAGCAGAGCATGTTCGCCAAGCTGCCCGACTCCGCCCAGATGATGGTCCGACGGCTCACCCCCAAGAAGCACTTCTGCGGGGCCACCAGCGGCGCGCTGTTCGTGATCGACCCGGCCGGCAACATCAGCCGTTGCTGGGACAGCGTCGGGGTGGCGGCCGAGGCGATGGGCAATGTGCGGCAAGTTGATTCGGACATGACCGGCACCGCGATCGCGCAGAAGTGGCAGCTGATGTCGCCGTTCATCTACCCGTCCTGCACATCGTGCCCGGTGCTGCCACTGTGCATGGGTGGCTGTTCCCATCCACGCGTGTTCATGGGCACCAAGAAGTCGCCGTGTGAGGCGATCAAGTTCCAGATCCAGTCGGCGGTGGAGACCATCGGCCAGGTCATCCCGCTGCCGGAGCTGCAGCCGCTGGCGCTTGCGGAATGA